The following coding sequences lie in one Thalassoglobus polymorphus genomic window:
- a CDS encoding 1-phosphofructokinase family hexose kinase: protein MIFSAGLSPVWQQILEFDSLQVGEVNRARSAHWCASGKVLNVAIAAKGLGEKTSLLSMIGGLNGEAIAAELAAQEILTDWLHVETPTRVCTTILDQSGVTTELVENVSDVESSVLDEFVDRFRIHSQVAEVTVLTGSIPANAPEDYYARLIRNVPSRFLLDIRGDGLLQTLPFCPFLIKPNREELEATVQSSLPDEASVVQAMQSLNRMGAQWVVVSNGPESTLVTSLDGTWRLQPPQVDLVNPIGCGDSLAAGIAVGVSRGDEVLDAVRLGMGAAAQNAQSLFPARVSLEVTAEFAQKVQIESIEEA from the coding sequence GTGATTTTTTCAGCTGGGCTTTCACCTGTTTGGCAGCAAATTCTGGAGTTTGATTCACTGCAAGTCGGTGAAGTCAATCGTGCGCGTTCCGCACATTGGTGCGCGTCGGGAAAAGTGCTCAACGTCGCAATCGCTGCAAAAGGGCTGGGTGAGAAAACATCACTGCTTTCAATGATTGGAGGTCTCAACGGAGAGGCAATTGCAGCCGAGCTGGCAGCTCAGGAGATCTTGACTGACTGGCTCCATGTCGAAACGCCGACGCGAGTTTGCACGACGATTCTCGATCAGTCAGGTGTCACGACCGAACTTGTTGAAAACGTAAGTGATGTTGAAAGTTCGGTACTTGATGAATTCGTCGATCGATTCCGGATTCATTCACAAGTGGCAGAAGTGACAGTGCTCACCGGCTCAATCCCTGCCAACGCTCCCGAAGATTACTACGCACGACTCATTCGCAATGTCCCTTCCCGGTTCTTGCTCGACATCCGTGGCGATGGACTCTTACAGACCCTTCCATTTTGTCCATTTCTAATCAAGCCGAATCGCGAAGAACTCGAAGCGACCGTCCAGTCCTCGCTTCCTGATGAAGCATCAGTCGTGCAGGCGATGCAATCACTGAACAGAATGGGTGCCCAATGGGTCGTTGTCAGCAATGGCCCTGAATCAACTTTAGTGACGAGTTTGGACGGAACATGGAGACTTCAACCTCCGCAAGTCGACCTCGTCAATCCGATCGGATGTGGTGACAGCCTGGCCGCCGGGATCGCTGTTGGAGTTTCTCGCGGTGACGAAGTCCTTGACGCTGTGCGGCTCGGGATGGGAGCAGCTGCTCAAAACGCTCAAAGCCTCTTTCCGGCGCGTGTTTCTCTTGAAGTGACCGCGGAATTTGCACAGAAGGTCCAGATCGAATCGATCGAGGAAGCTTAG
- a CDS encoding iron-containing alcohol dehydrogenase, whose amino-acid sequence MQFELLLPNHVTFGWGKRTQLGTLAAGLGQRAVIVNGSRTLRQSVLWEELSNSLAQAKVEIVCDLDARREPTIADVDSATQKILACDHKPDLVIGIGGGAALDLAKAIAAMTTNQHGSSVRDFLEGVGTGLQIENTPLQTIAVPTTAGTGSEATKNAVVSVDDPPCKKSLRSEKMVPDVILIDPELTSSNPPEITAASGMDAITQLIESYISNRATSLTQALCLEGLKLAIPNLPRAFEDGMNQEARSAMSYAAFLSGVALANSGLGMAHGVAAALGAQCDISHGLACATLLPIALKTNQTASRKQQTALGKLFAKNPHLSKTAAIEASITSIEELCAQLGIPRKLRDLGVKENQLKDIANGSRGNSLNGNPRELSTEELYSILKENW is encoded by the coding sequence ATGCAATTTGAACTCCTTTTGCCCAATCATGTCACCTTCGGATGGGGAAAACGAACGCAACTTGGAACGCTGGCTGCTGGCTTGGGCCAACGAGCGGTGATTGTCAACGGTTCTCGAACGTTACGACAAAGCGTTCTCTGGGAAGAATTGTCCAATTCACTTGCTCAAGCAAAAGTCGAAATTGTCTGTGATCTTGATGCTCGACGCGAGCCGACGATTGCAGATGTCGATTCCGCCACGCAAAAGATTCTCGCCTGTGATCATAAGCCCGACCTTGTCATTGGAATCGGCGGAGGTGCAGCGCTTGACCTTGCAAAGGCAATCGCCGCCATGACGACGAATCAGCATGGCTCGAGCGTGCGAGACTTCCTCGAAGGTGTCGGAACCGGATTACAAATCGAAAATACGCCATTGCAAACAATTGCCGTACCAACAACCGCCGGAACGGGGAGCGAGGCGACCAAGAACGCGGTCGTCTCTGTTGATGATCCACCCTGCAAAAAGAGCTTACGATCAGAGAAAATGGTTCCCGATGTCATTTTAATCGATCCAGAGTTGACCAGCTCCAATCCACCAGAAATCACGGCGGCATCGGGAATGGATGCGATCACGCAGCTCATCGAAAGTTATATCAGCAATCGTGCGACGTCACTGACTCAGGCTCTTTGTCTGGAAGGCTTGAAATTGGCAATCCCAAATCTTCCCAGAGCCTTTGAAGACGGAATGAACCAGGAGGCACGATCCGCCATGTCTTACGCGGCGTTCCTGTCTGGAGTGGCACTTGCGAATTCCGGATTAGGCATGGCGCACGGAGTAGCAGCTGCGCTTGGAGCACAATGTGACATCTCACACGGCCTCGCGTGCGCAACACTCTTACCGATTGCATTAAAAACAAATCAGACAGCGTCAAGAAAACAACAAACCGCTCTAGGGAAACTATTCGCAAAGAATCCACACCTTTCGAAAACTGCTGCGATTGAAGCATCGATCACATCCATTGAAGAGTTGTGTGCTCAATTGGGAATCCCGAGGAAGCTGCGCGACCTGGGCGTCAAAGAAAACCAACTCAAAGACATTGCGAACGGCTCTCGCGGTAACAGTCTGAATGGCAACCCACGCGAGCTCTCAACTGAAGAACTCTACTCGATACTCAAGGAGAACTGGTGA
- a CDS encoding M28 family peptidase, translated as MMSNFLQRILLVPFCLLVIFSGHIAINSLYAEDASKVAAKETSEAERRLLDDVKKLASDEWEGRGVGTEGLKKAAKFIAESFRDAGLDVSAAGGDPFQEFEIVDGAKLGSPNSLTLTGPDGKTISLEMGKNFEVCSFGGSGKIEGELVFAGYGIVATDLEYDEYDSIDVKDKIVIVMRRNPKQSDPHGPFAVGHGISRHAGLTTKLSRAFSNGAKGVIFVNDPYTVNSEKEQLEEQVEKAAAQVSKLEKENGDKSELETARTHLSQVKEILAKHVADKLMEFGYGGTRSGKSPATFHISQDVCNEILKPTLGKTLSEIEAQIDETGEPFSRPLEGWKVSGQAALKIIRVPVKNVIGVLEGQGPHSDETIVIGAHFDHLGRGGAGSLAANSTEIHNGADDNASGTAGLMEIARRLGERKDPLPRRVVFIAFNGEERGLLGANEYVDNPIFPLEKTVAMFNMDMIGRLDENKLTIFGTGTSKVWDAMLDKSTEGTGIELIKKTEGFGPSDHAAFYGKKIPVLHFFTGIHEDYHRPGDDWEKLNVPGMAKIIEILEKVVLETAEAEVRPDYISIPGTASLARSGSRPYFGSIPDFGENTEGYAISGVSPGSPADKGKLKGGDVIVELDGRKIGGLDDFDLALRDFRPGQQISVTVQRDSKKVELKVTLGTPKN; from the coding sequence ATGATGTCGAATTTTCTCCAGCGAATTCTCTTGGTTCCGTTCTGTTTGCTGGTAATTTTCTCCGGCCATATTGCCATCAATAGTCTTTATGCAGAAGATGCAAGCAAAGTCGCAGCAAAAGAGACAAGTGAGGCAGAACGTCGGCTTCTTGATGATGTTAAGAAACTCGCTTCTGATGAATGGGAAGGTCGCGGGGTGGGAACCGAGGGGCTCAAGAAGGCTGCGAAGTTTATTGCGGAATCGTTCCGGGATGCAGGACTGGATGTCTCAGCTGCTGGGGGTGATCCGTTTCAGGAGTTCGAAATCGTTGATGGCGCTAAACTTGGAAGTCCAAACTCATTGACGTTGACCGGTCCAGATGGAAAAACAATCAGTCTGGAGATGGGGAAGAACTTTGAAGTTTGCTCATTTGGAGGCTCTGGAAAGATTGAAGGAGAACTCGTCTTCGCTGGGTACGGAATCGTTGCTACTGATCTTGAATACGACGAGTACGACTCGATCGACGTCAAAGACAAAATTGTCATCGTCATGCGAAGAAACCCCAAGCAAAGCGACCCTCATGGCCCGTTTGCAGTCGGGCACGGAATTTCTCGACATGCAGGTCTTACTACGAAACTTAGCAGAGCGTTCAGTAACGGGGCCAAAGGTGTCATTTTCGTCAATGATCCTTATACCGTGAACTCAGAGAAGGAGCAGTTAGAAGAGCAAGTCGAAAAGGCCGCTGCGCAGGTGTCAAAATTAGAAAAAGAAAACGGGGACAAATCTGAACTCGAAACTGCACGAACACACCTCAGCCAAGTTAAGGAAATTCTCGCGAAGCATGTCGCTGACAAACTGATGGAGTTTGGATATGGCGGGACTCGCTCTGGAAAATCACCGGCAACGTTTCATATTTCACAAGATGTTTGCAATGAAATTCTGAAACCGACCTTGGGAAAAACACTCAGCGAAATCGAAGCTCAAATCGATGAAACTGGTGAACCTTTCAGCCGTCCTCTTGAGGGGTGGAAAGTTTCGGGGCAAGCGGCGCTTAAAATTATCCGTGTCCCGGTCAAAAATGTTATCGGAGTCCTCGAAGGGCAAGGACCGCACAGTGATGAAACAATCGTCATTGGGGCACACTTCGACCATCTCGGTCGCGGTGGAGCCGGATCTCTCGCAGCCAATTCCACAGAGATCCATAACGGAGCTGATGATAATGCTTCTGGAACCGCGGGCTTAATGGAAATTGCTCGACGTCTCGGCGAACGCAAAGATCCGCTTCCGCGCCGTGTTGTGTTTATCGCTTTCAACGGAGAAGAACGGGGGCTGCTGGGGGCGAATGAGTACGTAGACAATCCGATCTTTCCGTTGGAGAAAACTGTTGCCATGTTCAACATGGATATGATCGGGCGGTTGGATGAAAACAAATTGACAATCTTTGGGACGGGGACCTCGAAGGTTTGGGATGCAATGCTCGATAAATCAACCGAAGGAACTGGCATTGAGCTAATCAAGAAGACCGAAGGATTCGGGCCGAGTGATCACGCAGCCTTTTATGGAAAGAAGATTCCAGTGCTCCATTTCTTCACTGGAATTCATGAAGATTATCACCGTCCGGGGGATGACTGGGAAAAACTGAACGTTCCGGGGATGGCGAAAATTATTGAGATTCTGGAGAAGGTCGTCCTCGAAACTGCAGAGGCTGAAGTCCGTCCCGACTATATCAGTATTCCTGGAACCGCTTCTCTTGCAAGGTCCGGATCCCGTCCATACTTTGGAAGCATTCCTGACTTCGGTGAAAATACCGAGGGATATGCAATTTCTGGCGTCTCTCCCGGAAGCCCAGCGGACAAAGGGAAACTCAAGGGAGGAGATGTCATCGTCGAGTTGGATGGTCGTAAAATCGGTGGGCTGGATGACTTTGACCTCGCTCTTAGAGACTTTCGTCCCGGTCAGCAAATCAGCGTCACAGTTCAGAGAGATTCGAAGAAGGTTGAACTCAAAGTCACGTTGGGGACTCCGAAAAATTAG
- a CDS encoding PP2C family protein-serine/threonine phosphatase, which translates to MMEVESPQELDTKIVRYHVLLVEDNDMDVAVVRRSFQKDETSPINGSIELSVACSLSEAKVLLSQNSYDAILLDLGLPEGVGIEILHKVTALNLNVPIIILTGNEDKELGFEALRSGADDYLRKSAISEETLPRSVRYSIERSQRLQAERKWQQAHVEILAAETIQQRLLPQSFPQIRGVEISGACLPAEKVGGDLFDFLTSDESSCTGVIADVSGHGLPAAILMTELHGLLHGLVEQKMSLPRLMAAANYRTDQATEPHQFITMLSYQFSVAQRTFSYISAGHPGWILKSNGKVVKLKSQYLPLGIRVSQEQMTLSTSKIDEGDIILLPTDGIFEMIGEDSHRFGVPRMIEFVQTLRHLSADEIVQSVLNEAMNFSLDNKPVDDCTLVVIKVISLDHERV; encoded by the coding sequence ATGATGGAAGTCGAGAGTCCTCAGGAACTGGACACCAAGATTGTGAGGTATCACGTCTTGCTCGTTGAAGACAACGACATGGACGTGGCCGTCGTCAGGCGGAGTTTCCAAAAAGATGAAACAAGCCCGATCAATGGTTCGATTGAACTCTCTGTTGCCTGTTCCTTAAGCGAGGCCAAGGTTCTCTTATCCCAAAATTCTTACGATGCCATCCTTCTCGATCTAGGGCTTCCAGAAGGTGTTGGAATCGAGATTCTCCACAAAGTCACCGCGCTCAATCTCAACGTCCCGATCATCATCTTGACAGGCAACGAAGATAAGGAGCTAGGATTCGAAGCCTTGCGTTCAGGAGCGGATGACTACTTAAGAAAATCCGCAATTTCAGAGGAGACGCTCCCACGCTCTGTCCGCTATTCGATTGAGCGCAGCCAACGCTTGCAAGCCGAACGGAAATGGCAACAAGCCCATGTTGAAATTCTTGCAGCTGAGACCATTCAGCAGCGACTTTTGCCTCAATCATTTCCACAGATCCGTGGAGTTGAAATCTCTGGCGCATGCTTACCAGCAGAAAAAGTAGGGGGCGATCTGTTCGATTTTCTGACGTCCGACGAAAGTTCCTGTACCGGTGTGATTGCAGACGTCAGTGGTCATGGGTTGCCGGCCGCCATTTTGATGACCGAATTACACGGTCTGTTACATGGGCTAGTTGAGCAGAAAATGAGCCTTCCCCGGCTCATGGCAGCGGCGAACTACAGAACGGACCAAGCGACGGAACCGCACCAGTTCATCACAATGCTCTCTTACCAATTTTCGGTAGCGCAACGCACATTCTCTTACATTTCAGCGGGCCATCCGGGTTGGATTCTGAAATCAAATGGCAAAGTTGTGAAGCTGAAAAGTCAGTATTTGCCACTGGGCATCAGAGTCTCGCAGGAACAAATGACCCTGAGTACCTCAAAAATTGATGAAGGGGATATCATCCTGCTCCCGACCGATGGAATCTTTGAGATGATTGGCGAGGACAGTCATCGTTTCGGAGTTCCCAGGATGATCGAATTCGTTCAGACCTTACGGCACTTATCAGCTGATGAAATCGTACAGTCTGTCCTTAACGAAGCGATGAATTTCTCACTCGACAATAAACCTGTCGACGACTGCACACTCGTCGTAATTAAAGTGATATCGCTGGACCACGAAAGAGTTTGA
- a CDS encoding sulfatase family protein — protein sequence MPLTSKAVCGFLVLLALGQTSLISATEKPNFVFIIADDCTFRDIGCYGGQAKTPNIDRLATEGMRFTHCFQTAPMCSPTRHNIYTGQYPVKTGAHPNHTQTYRHIKNITDFLPPLGYRVALSGKTHIGPRENFKFEYSKAKKNPDMKAVEELFSECSSSETPFCLFACSNEPHTPWNKGDASVYPPGKVKLPPYLPDTEVMRDGFSRYLAEISYFDNQVGQVLDLLERYQLSENTLVMVVSEQGNSLPFAKWTCYDNGLQSAMIVRWPGKVKPNSTTSAMVDYSDITPTFVEAANGKPAKELDGKSLLPVLTGKTDHHKDLVYGVMTTKGINNGTDFYPIRSIRSRKFKLILNLNHEAKFQNACTSSAEFRSMVQAAQNRSDHAKLMVDRYQHRPEIEFYDVIEDPLEMNNLASDETHKEKISELKMKLITWMKSQGDEGIATEMAANEHIRKRKNRNQKPK from the coding sequence ATGCCCCTGACTTCCAAAGCTGTTTGTGGATTCCTTGTTCTGCTCGCACTCGGGCAGACGTCTCTCATCTCCGCAACTGAGAAACCGAACTTCGTTTTCATCATCGCCGATGATTGTACGTTTCGTGATATTGGTTGTTACGGCGGACAAGCCAAAACGCCGAACATCGACAGGCTAGCAACCGAAGGGATGCGGTTTACTCATTGCTTCCAAACAGCACCAATGTGCTCCCCCACGCGACACAACATCTACACCGGGCAATACCCCGTAAAAACCGGAGCCCATCCAAACCATACGCAAACGTATCGGCACATCAAAAACATCACTGACTTTCTTCCTCCGCTGGGGTATCGTGTTGCCCTCTCAGGAAAAACACATATCGGTCCCCGCGAGAATTTCAAATTTGAATACAGCAAAGCCAAGAAAAACCCGGACATGAAGGCCGTTGAAGAACTCTTCTCCGAATGTTCGAGTTCAGAAACTCCATTTTGCTTGTTTGCCTGTTCGAATGAACCACACACACCTTGGAACAAAGGAGATGCTTCGGTTTATCCTCCCGGGAAAGTGAAGCTCCCTCCATACTTGCCTGACACAGAAGTCATGCGAGACGGATTCAGTCGATACCTTGCTGAAATCAGTTATTTCGACAACCAGGTCGGACAGGTTTTAGATCTTCTTGAGCGATACCAACTTTCCGAGAACACTCTGGTCATGGTTGTTTCTGAACAAGGGAACTCCTTGCCGTTTGCAAAGTGGACCTGTTACGACAATGGATTGCAGTCCGCAATGATTGTTCGCTGGCCGGGAAAAGTGAAACCGAATTCCACGACCTCGGCAATGGTTGACTATAGCGACATCACTCCGACCTTCGTTGAAGCAGCAAATGGAAAGCCCGCAAAAGAACTTGATGGAAAGAGCCTCTTACCAGTGCTGACTGGCAAGACCGATCATCACAAAGATCTGGTCTACGGAGTCATGACAACCAAAGGGATCAACAACGGAACCGACTTCTACCCCATCCGTTCGATCCGCTCGCGAAAATTCAAACTCATCCTGAACCTCAATCACGAAGCAAAATTTCAAAATGCCTGTACAAGTTCAGCCGAGTTTCGATCAATGGTCCAAGCTGCCCAAAATAGAAGTGACCATGCCAAATTGATGGTTGATCGATACCAACATCGGCCAGAAATTGAATTTTATGATGTTATTGAAGATCCGCTCGAAATGAACAATCTGGCCAGCGACGAGACTCACAAAGAGAAAATTTCCGAACTCAAAATGAAGCTCATCACTTGGATGAAATCTCAGGGCGACGAAGGGATTGCAACTGAAATGGCGGCAAACGAACACATCCGGAAAAGAAAAAATCGCAACCAGAAGCCAAAGTAA
- a CDS encoding neutral/alkaline non-lysosomal ceramidase N-terminal domain-containing protein translates to MSFSFRSLSLICFAFILSVSPAAAGWKGGVAKSNITPQQPMPMSGYASRGSKHAESKLTDLWAKAILIEDESGHQAVLITLDLVGIDRALSQKICKEIGKKHNLKRKQISLATSHTHTGPVVGSTLSPMHYLLFDKENQQLVDDYAKFLTAQILKAVDQAFADRSEASFSWGSGEATFAVNRRNNKEPEVPNLRKAGELKGPSDHDVPVLVMKKKDEIRGIVFGYACHSTTISSFEWSGDYGGIAQINLEKEFPGAVALFWAGCGGDQNPLPRRTVELMNSYGRRLADAVTKVVNGPMHDIKGALKTNYEEVDLALATLPTKEELVDQSKSANKYVASRAKMHLDRLANGQEMSQNYPYPVQVWSLGKNVTWVFQGGEVVVDYAIRIKDEHGDQNLDNTNVWVAGYSNDVMAYIPSRRVLLEGGYEGGGSMIYYGLPTIWAPEVEETIIKSVEKLNQ, encoded by the coding sequence ATGTCGTTTAGTTTTCGCTCACTCTCCCTGATCTGCTTTGCGTTCATACTGAGCGTCTCTCCAGCCGCTGCAGGTTGGAAAGGTGGTGTCGCAAAGTCCAATATCACTCCGCAGCAGCCGATGCCGATGTCGGGATACGCTTCCCGCGGATCGAAACACGCAGAGAGTAAACTGACTGACCTCTGGGCCAAAGCCATCCTGATCGAAGACGAGTCGGGACATCAGGCTGTTCTCATCACACTTGATCTCGTCGGTATCGACCGAGCACTCTCTCAGAAAATTTGTAAAGAAATCGGGAAGAAACACAACCTGAAACGTAAGCAGATTTCACTTGCAACATCACACACTCATACCGGACCAGTAGTGGGATCGACGTTAAGTCCGATGCACTATTTGCTGTTCGACAAAGAGAATCAACAACTGGTTGACGACTACGCGAAATTTCTGACAGCCCAAATTCTAAAAGCTGTTGATCAAGCATTTGCAGATCGCTCAGAAGCAAGTTTTTCATGGGGGAGTGGAGAAGCCACATTTGCAGTCAATCGTCGGAACAACAAGGAACCTGAAGTTCCCAACTTACGAAAAGCTGGTGAACTGAAAGGGCCAAGCGACCACGACGTCCCGGTTCTCGTCATGAAGAAGAAAGACGAAATTCGCGGGATCGTTTTTGGATACGCCTGTCACTCAACAACAATCAGCTCTTTTGAATGGTCCGGAGATTACGGCGGGATCGCGCAAATCAATCTCGAAAAAGAATTCCCCGGGGCTGTTGCCTTATTCTGGGCGGGTTGTGGTGGAGACCAAAATCCATTGCCACGGCGAACGGTCGAATTGATGAACTCGTACGGTCGACGACTCGCCGACGCAGTCACCAAAGTGGTCAACGGTCCGATGCACGATATCAAAGGAGCACTCAAAACGAATTACGAAGAAGTCGATCTCGCTCTCGCTACGCTGCCAACAAAAGAGGAATTGGTCGACCAGTCCAAGTCCGCAAACAAATACGTCGCATCGCGTGCGAAGATGCATCTGGACCGACTCGCTAACGGTCAAGAGATGAGCCAAAACTACCCGTACCCAGTTCAAGTCTGGTCACTTGGTAAGAATGTGACTTGGGTCTTCCAGGGAGGCGAGGTTGTTGTTGACTATGCAATTCGAATCAAAGATGAACATGGAGACCAAAATCTGGACAACACCAATGTTTGGGTTGCTGGATACTCTAATGATGTCATGGCATACATTCCGTCTCGGCGTGTCCTTCTCGAAGGTGGCTACGAAGGTGGCGGTTCGATGATATATTATGGGCTCCCAACAATCTGGGCTCCGGAAGTTGAAGAAACGATCATCAAGTCTGTCGAAAAGTTGAACCAGTAA
- a CDS encoding TIGR02281 family clan AA aspartic protease has translation MSMYRFSFTLLFSSLLISALSNTGFAASDVEDQLKEKGVRISSSAAILAAEIDFNRQIRDVSKIRRSVVTTERKQEDFKKSFRRLDAQITNYNRQLTQLNTQLANVSDVVTNNRLVGAINALEGRLRLAYQQKERLEKLEVEVHAEVSKARDEFVNHIMEMRKLADSLDSQYKNVDRVVASLVRKYNEAEGTNVELAPTSGFQSNLRKLASLEDDVLTAEIPLRRDRNTFWASVTINEDKAIEMVVDSGASLIALPHKDALALGLEPKKSDPEIRLVVADGRTITGRKVNIKTVRIGQFIAKDVECAVLGPEAVNAEPLLGMSFLGNFKFELDAGHSTLAMTDLNASSNSRTRSTRNRVQKSRERQIFPGEGLTQLTEMKFRSIKVNGEFVEDGDDLLTKNKETTAIQLSDVVSDFDLRMDGGFAVKGTMYFLIGWNPETQSGLYLSYDRLVNYGHWWLHEYENGAVFSAHKLLADKRIEKGHLQVAVNNGLLSVSFNDSPIVKDHQLERYRPGNIIFGTRPNRYAGKVLRLSKITIQETPSERTTLESTAGPKPTSYDQAKLQTLFPGGPVTAPKVFPTIGMTSKGDPVIATHALQIDGSQVKSTPKQVNAFEVVNHAEDFELTLKGNFAEKGIFYCLVGWNQETSAGYRIDQDQLVRNDAWRVLEMKAGKTLTRTGIGSHRLGKKDEITIRVLNKVLSLEMNGKFLTQKFILENYTPGSIFIGTAPARYGGRTIKLDSITLREP, from the coding sequence ATGTCTATGTACCGATTCTCATTCACGCTTCTTTTTTCGTCACTGCTGATCTCAGCTCTTAGCAATACTGGTTTCGCTGCAAGTGACGTTGAAGATCAGCTGAAAGAGAAGGGGGTTCGCATCAGTTCATCGGCTGCAATACTCGCTGCGGAAATCGATTTCAATCGTCAGATTCGAGACGTTTCAAAGATTCGCCGAAGTGTGGTCACCACTGAAAGGAAGCAGGAAGATTTCAAGAAATCTTTCCGGCGGTTAGACGCTCAGATCACAAACTACAACCGGCAACTTACCCAGTTGAACACTCAACTCGCAAACGTCAGCGACGTGGTCACCAACAATCGGCTAGTCGGAGCGATTAACGCATTGGAAGGCCGATTACGCTTGGCTTATCAGCAGAAGGAACGCCTGGAAAAACTCGAAGTCGAAGTCCATGCAGAAGTCAGCAAAGCACGTGATGAATTTGTGAACCACATCATGGAGATGCGGAAGCTAGCGGACAGTCTTGATTCTCAATACAAGAACGTTGATCGAGTCGTGGCAAGCCTTGTTCGCAAATACAATGAGGCTGAAGGAACGAATGTTGAGTTGGCTCCGACCTCCGGCTTTCAATCTAATTTGCGAAAGCTGGCGAGTCTCGAAGACGATGTCCTGACCGCCGAGATTCCTCTTCGGCGAGATCGAAACACTTTCTGGGCTTCCGTAACGATCAACGAAGACAAAGCCATTGAAATGGTTGTCGATTCAGGAGCCAGTCTGATCGCGTTGCCACACAAGGATGCGCTTGCCTTGGGCCTGGAGCCGAAAAAAAGCGATCCGGAAATCCGCCTGGTTGTTGCCGATGGCCGAACGATTACCGGCCGGAAGGTGAATATAAAAACTGTGCGGATCGGTCAGTTCATCGCAAAGGACGTTGAGTGTGCTGTCCTCGGCCCTGAGGCAGTTAACGCTGAGCCGTTATTAGGGATGAGCTTTCTAGGCAACTTCAAATTCGAACTCGATGCTGGTCATTCAACTTTGGCGATGACCGACCTCAACGCTTCTTCGAACTCCCGAACTCGCTCAACAAGGAACAGAGTTCAGAAAAGCCGCGAACGACAGATCTTCCCAGGTGAGGGACTGACACAACTGACTGAAATGAAGTTCAGGTCCATCAAAGTCAACGGCGAATTTGTTGAGGATGGCGATGATTTGCTCACGAAAAACAAGGAAACGACAGCAATTCAGCTAAGTGATGTTGTTTCTGATTTCGACCTGCGCATGGATGGGGGATTCGCAGTCAAAGGAACAATGTACTTCTTGATCGGCTGGAATCCTGAAACTCAATCGGGACTCTATTTAAGTTATGATCGACTCGTGAATTACGGGCACTGGTGGCTACACGAGTATGAAAACGGAGCAGTTTTTTCAGCTCACAAACTGCTCGCTGACAAACGAATTGAAAAGGGCCACTTGCAAGTGGCCGTCAATAACGGGTTACTCTCGGTGAGCTTTAACGACTCTCCCATCGTGAAAGACCATCAACTCGAACGATATCGACCGGGCAACATCATTTTCGGAACAAGACCAAACCGGTACGCGGGGAAAGTCCTTCGGCTCTCAAAAATTACAATTCAAGAGACTCCTTCCGAGCGAACAACGCTCGAGTCGACAGCAGGCCCCAAACCGACGTCTTACGACCAAGCAAAACTTCAAACGCTGTTTCCCGGAGGACCTGTGACAGCACCAAAGGTCTTCCCGACCATCGGCATGACGAGTAAGGGGGACCCTGTCATTGCAACGCACGCTTTGCAAATTGATGGATCTCAAGTGAAATCGACCCCCAAACAAGTCAACGCTTTCGAGGTCGTGAATCACGCTGAAGACTTTGAACTGACACTCAAGGGCAACTTTGCTGAAAAAGGAATTTTCTACTGCCTGGTCGGCTGGAATCAGGAAACTTCAGCCGGGTATCGAATCGATCAAGATCAGCTTGTCAGAAATGATGCGTGGCGAGTTCTTGAAATGAAAGCTGGCAAGACACTTACCAGAACCGGAATCGGTAGCCACCGACTAGGCAAGAAGGATGAAATCACAATCCGCGTGCTCAACAAAGTTCTTTCACTTGAAATGAATGGCAAGTTCCTTACGCAGAAATTCATTCTGGAGAACTACACTCCTGGCAGCATTTTCATCGGGACGGCTCCTGCACGTTACGGTGGTCGAACAATTAAACTCGATTCAATCACGCTTCGGGAACCATAA